A window of Metabacillus sp. B2-18 contains these coding sequences:
- a CDS encoding VOC family protein, giving the protein MSRKIGHLTILVSDYDEAIDYYINKLGFVLLTDNSFGEGMRWVTVAPSRECGTAIVFVEADNDEKKARVGSQAADHVFLVIETDDCLREYHIMKEKGVRFLGEPQEMPWGTEVVFEDLYGNRFDLLQVKSY; this is encoded by the coding sequence ATGAGTCGCAAAATTGGACATCTCACAATCCTTGTTTCAGATTATGATGAAGCCATTGATTATTATATTAATAAGCTCGGGTTTGTTTTGCTTACTGACAACTCATTTGGAGAAGGCATGCGCTGGGTAACAGTTGCTCCTTCTCGAGAATGCGGAACGGCAATTGTATTTGTAGAAGCCGATAATGATGAGAAAAAGGCACGTGTAGGTTCACAAGCTGCGGATCATGTATTTTTGGTGATTGAAACAGATGACTGTTTGCGTGAATATCATATAATGAAAGAAAAAGGGGTGCGCTTTTTAGGTGAACCCCAAGAAATGCCATGGGGAACAGAGGTTGTGTTTGAAGATCTCTATGGAAACCGTTTTGACCTGCTGCAGGTGAAAAGTTACTAA